From the genome of Tripterygium wilfordii isolate XIE 37 chromosome 6, ASM1340144v1, whole genome shotgun sequence:
AACGATTGGACCACACAAGTTAAGAGAACTTTCAACCAACCGGTGGCGGTGGACAAATTGCACAGTCGTAACGACCGATTTTCTCCAAAATCCAGTTTTCATTTCTCGTGGAGACGAACTTTGTTACTCTCCTCTTGCTCTCAACAAGGTAGTTTCTGATCTCTCCTTCGTAGATTTGAATTCGGCATttgcttttcctttttaattttccGAGAAAGTACGTTGTTCAATTGGTAAAAAGTTCCTCGTGCACCGTGCTAGACTCGAACTTTACGTGCAAATGAAAGGTAGCCAGGGTTCTTTAGCACGATGAGATCATTCTCTCCTTTTTGTTCGAGTTTGGCTCCCGAAAATTGGCATTGGTGAGAAAAAAGCGGAATATAATGGCAATGGGAAATTAATATGTTGAACTCTTTGATCATTTCAGATTAATTTTACTGCTCCTAGTTTCCAGGTACTCGAATAGGTGAGAGTTTGATTTTGTAATTGTAAGGTGGTGttgtttgtttgcttgttttACTGGACAGAAGACCTCTTTCAGAATTGAGACTCGTCTGCTTAGGTTCAAAGCATAATTTTGGGGATTCAGTGCCGTGGTTAAGCTGAGATTGATTCTTTGAGGTGTTTTATGTTACATCTGTCTAGTGGTATCTGGGTCTTCTCCTGAAAATGACATGCGCTGGATCCATTAAATTTTCTCGCGAATTGAGGATCTGTGGCTATCATGGATGCAGTTATCAGCATACtgtatgtgatttttttttgccaatgattttttgtttaattattctCAGTTCTGGGTTGCTGTTGCATATGTTTCTGATTTtggcttttccttgttttttctCAGAGCTTGTCAGAGAAAGAACGAAGGCATTCAGTTAGTATCAATCTTTCATCATACGCTGTGGTATGCTTTTCCTTATGAAACTCATAGGTTGCATGTTTCTTGAACTGCTGGTCCATGCATATTTTTCATGTTACTGCAGATGACGTTTCTATATAATTAAGGTTTTAATGATTTGAATAAGTAGCTCTGTTATGGATATTTAATCTGTTGCTTCTTTAGCGACAGGATGCTTGGAGTCTCAACCTTTTAAATAGCGTACATGGGCCAATAAATCCTGTTTATTCCAGATGTAAAGTTTTTCTATGCCGATCTGTTCTATTACCTGGAGGAGGAAATGAGATCCCTTTTTTGAAATCTGCTGCTGTTGTTTTGTCAAGGTACGTATATATATGTCATTCTAACCTTTTGTTTTCCATCACAATGTATATGCATGCATTGATAtattataaatatgaaataagCTAAACTTCTCGTAATATCTTTTTGAGCAAGAGCTAAAGTAGCTCCTCATAGTACTGTTAATATACCTATTAAGGCTATTAAATTCATACCGTGTTGGAATTCCAGTTGCAAAAAAGTTTACTAGTGGTGtatagtttgtttttttttttttaaaaaatggataCCATATCTAATGCctattgttttctctttttttctttcgttTTAATGAATGTTTCAGGTCATATGGTTATCTATGTAAAAGACCGCTTGTACTCAGACTAATTCCAGCTGTTGGTATCATTGCTTTTGCTGCTTGGGGACTAGGACCACTCATGCGTTTTGGCAGGATAGTTTTTCTCCGTGTATGTACTTTATCATTCTGCTTTATGTATGCACTCTTGTCATTCTGCTTTATGCCCGCATTGATCTGCAATTGACTCCTCGATTATATGATTCACTTCGCTATTGAAATTTCTGCAGAAAACTGATAATAGTTGGAAGAAAAGTAGTACTCATTATGTTTTGACGTCTTATCTTCAACCTTTGCTGCTATGGAGTGGAGCAATACTCATCTGCAGGTATGTCATGGAATCAGTTAAATCCTTCATTCAAATCCTTTCATTCCAACATTGTGTTGTGTTTATCTTTTGTGCTAACAGCAATGTGCTTCATTCAGGGCATTAGATCCAATAATGCTGCCGACAGAAGCGAGTCATGCTGTCAAGCAGAGACTTCTGAATTTTGTTAGATCATTATCAAGTGTGATGGCATTTGCATATTGTTTATCAAGGTACGTGTGATTGGCCATGCTGATGTTTTTAAGCTCTTGGGAATCATATCTTTGGTATGCTTTGATTTTAGAGTTGGCCAATTATTTGGGTGATTCTTTGATAATTGACTGATGAAATTTCATTTCCTGAGACATTCAAATGACATGCGGCATTTATTGCCATATAGACGATTTAGTTGCCTTGTTTTGAAAAGTTGAGGTTGGCATTGCAATGATCCGGCATTACTATGAGCCACTTGGTCATATCAGAAGCTTTGACTGCCATTGCCTAATATGTGCTATTAGTcgcatattttgttttttttttcttctttgtgttACATTCTTCTCTTTTTGCACTATCTGTAAATGCATTATTTGAGCGAGCCAACATATATGATATCTTCTTAAGGGAACATCATAAATTTATGCATGTTTGACTAATATGCCACTGACTTCCAGCATCACCCTTTATTAGCCAATTTAGGATTTTTGAAATGCTTTAAATTGGtaattgaaatgaagaagactaAGTATTATTGTTAGTCAATATTCTAAAACGAACGATAGTCAGGGCATCCTAAATATAGAGAGGAAGGCAAAGGAAGCAAACAACCCCTCAATGTATCAATTTGGatatttgttgattttgattgatGAATAAAATAGATAAAGATTTTGAATTTCTGTAAGAAGAGTTATGAAAGTTTCTCTTTTTGGAAGATGAAtatagagaaagaaagagagttaAGGATATTGATCTTAAGGACAGTAAAGCTATCATGAATCATAACTTGCTCTTGACTTAACTTTGGAATGAGGTTTGAAGGAATTTTCTTTCTACTCATGGATTTGAAAGAAAATTGACATTCAAGTGGCATAGTTTTCTATCAATGTTTCAATGAAGTTTGTGGGGGTAATGGTGACACCTAACTGGTTTCAAGAGAATGTGTGTCAACAAACCATCTGTCTTTTTTTATAATAGGCAGATCTaatatttctctctttgttgttTGCTGGCATAACTTCATGCTTTGAGCACTTTTGCATTTTTATTCCTAATGGCTTTCTTTGTCATTGGTTATTGATGATATTCCTGGTTTATTgagtcttaattttttttcgttCAATCTTGTAAGAGGTCTCATAAAGTGGGCATACTTTTGTGTACAGCTTGATTCAGCAGGTGCAAAAATTCCTTGCCGAAACAAATGACTCAAGTGATACAAGAAATGTATGTTTGCATTACTTCCATTCTTGTCATTGCTTCACTCAGTGCTCCAAGACCTGCATTGAAAGTTTTAGTTTTCTACTCATGAGATGTAAATTCCTCTACATGAAGGGCACCGATGGATGTCAATTAGAACTTCACTTAACACAGTCCTTTCTTTCTTTGGCAGGTGGGCTTTGATTTTGCTGGGAAATCTATTTATACTGCAGTATGGGTCGCTGCTGTATCACTTTTTATGGAACTTCTAGGTTTCTCGACCCAGAAGTGGCTCACTGCTGGGGGCCTTGGTACTGTATTGCTCACACTTGCTGGTCGCGAGGTAATACCTGGTTTTCTTTGTGAAGTTGTGATCTTATGTTGTGCATTTTTCAGAATTGTAGCGAGTTCATTATTGTCCTCATATATACTTCCATCAGATGTTTTTTCCATGAGTGAAAagcctttcacctttttatttttcatggggACATTCATTTACTTCGTTATAAACTTTTTTATGCTTTCAGATATTTACAAATTTTCTTTCGAGTGTCATGATACATGCAACAAGGCCGTTTGTTGTCAATGAATGGATTCAAACAAAGATTGAAGGCTATGAAGTCTCTGGTACAGTTGAGGTTTGTGTTTCTTTCACTAATATTGAAATCTGTTATGCAATTGTGTGCATATACTTCCTCCAGTGAACTCCATCAAAATGTAAGTTGATTGTAGGCTTGTAGCAACTAAAATCCTCTCTCTTCTGCAATACTAAGTAGTTTGCATCTACAATTTTCAGTTTATAGCTGTTTTTATAATTTGTGTTTTCTGTTGTTTCATTCAGCATGTGGGTTGGTGGTCACCAACAATTATAAGAGGCGATGATCGTGAAGCGGTTCACATTCCAAACCATAAGTTCACGGTGAATGTTGTGAGAAATCTTAGCCAGAAAACTCATTGGCGCATCAAGACCTATTTTGCTATCAGTCACTTGGATGTCAATAAAATCAATGTGAGTAGCATTGTTATTTCTTGAATGGTGGCCAGGCTTGCGAATCTGACTTTTCTTGGTTACTTTCTCATACTATGTTCACTTAATCTCTCCACAGAATATTGTAGCTGACATGCGCAAGGTCTTAGCTAAAAATCATCAAGTGGAGCAGCAAAGGCTGCACAGAAGGGTTTTTCTGGAAAATATCAATCCAGAAAGTCAGGCTCTTATGGTTACGCTTCTAGCCCGTTTATATATCACAGTTGCATCTTGATAGATTCAGACCCACCAAAAGGATATATTTGCAATAACAACAGAAAATTACAACCAAAGAGACTGAAATCGTAAACACAGTAGAAAACCTAGCAATTCAAGGAGCTAGGAACCTCCCAGAACTCCAAAACTAAGGTCTCTCTCCTCAGCCCTTTCCTAAATAAAACAGAAGAAAACATTAGAACAAAGGTCACCAACCAGGATAAGACAAGTGCTCCATTCCCATCAGGCCAAGTGTCCATTTcgtttattctctcttttctcaTACTGTTTAACCATGGGTCTAACACATCTCTACTATTTATAGTGATCTTTTTACAACCTAGCATTTG
Proteins encoded in this window:
- the LOC119999939 gene encoding mechanosensitive ion channel protein 3, chloroplastic-like isoform X2, translated to MTCAGSIKFSRELRICGYHGCSYQHTSLSEKERRHSVSINLSSYAVDAWSLNLLNSVHGPINPVYSRCKVFLCRSVLLPGGGNEIPFLKSAAVVLSRSYGYLCKRPLVLRLIPAVGIIAFAAWGLGPLMRFGRIVFLRKTDNSWKKSSTHYVLTSYLQPLLLWSGAILICRALDPIMLPTEASHAVKQRLLNFVRSLSSVMAFAYCLSSLIQQVQKFLAETNDSSDTRNVGFDFAGKSIYTAVWVAAVSLFMELLGFSTQKWLTAGGLGTVLLTLAGREIFTNFLSSVMIHATRPFVVNEWIQTKIEGYEVSGTVEHVGWWSPTIIRGDDREAVHIPNHKFTVNVVRNLSQKTHWRIKTYFAISHLDVNKINNIVADMRKVLAKNHQVEQQRLHRRVFLENINPESQALMVLVSCFVKTSHFEEYLCVKEAIILDLLRVISHHRARLATPIRTIQKVYSEADLENVPFSEMDFTRSRAAAHRPFLLIEPSYKINGDDKAKNVTRSVLTNEENAKVKATSTSESKEDAKSSPVLNPDSKDDKVLATSTSKSGVDSHVSPTQASNSQAWNSMADGSAEMQDPVENGDVLKDNVQIISEGTTIEEGTSQKTSATNQESGGGRTDGSSAMSHSKQIIEKSTASSASMARPPLEDNIVLGVALEGSKRVLPIEEEMVPSIFAQPKELAAHRNGNGSPPAVKDTKDGQMPADQQD
- the LOC119999939 gene encoding mechanosensitive ion channel protein 3, chloroplastic-like isoform X1; the protein is MTCAGSIKFSRELRICGYHGCSYQHTSLSEKERRHSVSINLSSYAVRQDAWSLNLLNSVHGPINPVYSRCKVFLCRSVLLPGGGNEIPFLKSAAVVLSRSYGYLCKRPLVLRLIPAVGIIAFAAWGLGPLMRFGRIVFLRKTDNSWKKSSTHYVLTSYLQPLLLWSGAILICRALDPIMLPTEASHAVKQRLLNFVRSLSSVMAFAYCLSSLIQQVQKFLAETNDSSDTRNVGFDFAGKSIYTAVWVAAVSLFMELLGFSTQKWLTAGGLGTVLLTLAGREIFTNFLSSVMIHATRPFVVNEWIQTKIEGYEVSGTVEHVGWWSPTIIRGDDREAVHIPNHKFTVNVVRNLSQKTHWRIKTYFAISHLDVNKINNIVADMRKVLAKNHQVEQQRLHRRVFLENINPESQALMVLVSCFVKTSHFEEYLCVKEAIILDLLRVISHHRARLATPIRTIQKVYSEADLENVPFSEMDFTRSRAAAHRPFLLIEPSYKINGDDKAKNVTRSVLTNEENAKVKATSTSESKEDAKSSPVLNPDSKDDKVLATSTSKSGVDSHVSPTQASNSQAWNSMADGSAEMQDPVENGDVLKDNVQIISEGTTIEEGTSQKTSATNQESGGGRTDGSSAMSHSKQIIEKSTASSASMARPPLEDNIVLGVALEGSKRVLPIEEEMVPSIFAQPKELAAHRNGNGSPPAVKDTKDGQMPADQQD